One stretch of Pirellulaceae bacterium DNA includes these proteins:
- a CDS encoding APC family permease, with translation MSRVQSPGLRRELGVFGAMMMGLGSIVGTGVFVSIGFAAEVAGSSVLLAIVFASLVAMCNGLSSAQLAANHPVSGGTYEYGYKWLSPRLGFTAGWMFMCAKSASAATAALGFAGYLLNTIGYDQNEYRLSVALIALCALTVVALTGIQRTSRANILIVVVTLCSLMFFVLAGMPWVAAPADEKPLKFFQESGDGFGLLQATALMFVAYTGYGRIATLGEEVREPRRTIPLAVICTLAVSMCLYFSVAYIALAVVGAETYGELTRNQVAPLQAIAEKFPVSGASLILAIGAMTSMLGVLLNLLLGLSRVLFAMARRGDMPHGLSAVSAETGIPWSATLVVSAIIGGLVLFSDVRVTWSFSAFTVLIYYALTNICALRLAPQERLFPIWPAWCGLGACLFLAFWVNWGVWLVGLALIGIGLVWHELISRRAKF, from the coding sequence ATGAGTAGGGTGCAGAGTCCAGGATTGCGGCGAGAGCTTGGCGTCTTTGGTGCGATGATGATGGGCCTGGGCTCAATTGTCGGAACAGGAGTGTTTGTCAGCATTGGATTTGCGGCGGAAGTCGCCGGTTCGAGCGTGCTTTTAGCGATTGTGTTTGCGTCTTTGGTTGCCATGTGTAACGGTCTAAGCAGTGCGCAACTTGCAGCCAATCATCCTGTGAGCGGCGGAACCTATGAATATGGTTACAAGTGGTTGTCACCTCGTTTGGGTTTTACTGCTGGTTGGATGTTCATGTGTGCGAAATCGGCTTCAGCCGCGACAGCAGCCCTCGGTTTCGCCGGTTATTTACTGAACACGATCGGTTATGACCAGAACGAGTATCGACTTTCGGTTGCTCTTATTGCCCTCTGCGCGTTGACCGTGGTTGCATTGACGGGAATCCAACGAACAAGTCGAGCGAACATCTTGATCGTTGTTGTGACACTGTGCTCTCTCATGTTTTTTGTCCTCGCCGGTATGCCTTGGGTCGCGGCACCTGCCGATGAAAAACCGCTGAAGTTTTTTCAGGAATCAGGTGATGGATTTGGATTATTGCAGGCAACGGCTCTGATGTTTGTGGCCTATACGGGTTATGGTCGGATCGCGACATTGGGCGAAGAGGTCAGGGAGCCACGACGTACAATCCCTCTTGCAGTGATTTGCACGCTGGCCGTGTCCATGTGTTTGTATTTCAGCGTTGCTTATATCGCCTTAGCCGTCGTAGGAGCAGAAACTTACGGTGAATTAACCCGTAACCAAGTGGCGCCGCTGCAAGCGATTGCCGAAAAGTTTCCAGTTTCCGGTGCAAGCCTCATCCTCGCGATCGGCGCGATGACTTCGATGCTCGGCGTGCTTTTGAATCTGCTACTGGGTTTGTCACGCGTTTTATTTGCGATGGCCCGAAGAGGTGATATGCCACACGGATTGTCTGCGGTCAGCGCGGAGACAGGTATACCGTGGAGCGCGACCCTCGTGGTTTCGGCCATTATTGGTGGCTTGGTTCTTTTCAGTGATGTGCGAGTGACCTGGTCGTTTAGCGCATTCACGGTGTTGATTTACTATGCGCTCACCAACATCTGCGCGCTGCGATTGGCCCCGCAGGAACGCTTATTTCCGATTTGGCCTGCTTGGTGTGGATTGGGCGCATGCCTTTTTCTCGCCTTCTGGGTGAATTGGGGCGTCTGGCTAGTGGGACTTGCATTGATCGGCATTGGCTTAGTTTGGCACGAGTTGATCTCGCGTCGAGCGAAGTTCTAA
- a CDS encoding PQQ-binding-like beta-propeller repeat protein: MGIHRFLLSSILWGSLVSLVFAADWPTWRHDANRSATTSEQLPQQLHLQWTWKFPELKPAWNEDERLHFDAHYEPIVANGILYVSSPRNHSVAAIDVEKGLRKWRFFADGPIRFAPVHFNGRVYFGADDGCMYCLDAESGEIHWKFNGAPSNRLAMGNERLISVWPVRTGAVVRDGRVLFTSGVWPFEGTMLYELDAETGKELRVTDLGDHSPQGYLAINETSIFIPGGRSRAYVIDRATGKNVPCSYESKGLTDYHLAADDAYLFHGDRVFPAGASSPKALGLEADRPVLDQGKIYFTKQSQLQAVDIVNMLEVEKTDRKGKSYVAKQPREIWKLEKQPVTKVHLKAGDSLLAHDQKKLLAIRTPATDEGTPSVSWSHEISGTPATMLVSNERLFVVTEEGEIHCFGSERGIPGTYREAKPRSIVTNSVDLSALVGAAEKTNGYCLYVGVENEAVLEALVDLTDFHIFVIDDDPKLVDRLRRHYVARGDYGERIVARVGDFETLRFSPYFASLVVCDKSELAGPQDVQAIYSTVRPYGGALVFRDKPVEDVQQAAKKLEKAEVSRVDGYTIVKRQGALVGSANWTHEFGDAANSLMSQDNLVKAPLGLLWYGGPSSDGSLFFDRHDWPPSAQIIDGRMFFQGPATFAAVDVYTGQMLWKLPLPTGVSPGRRSNWGSHGFHFVALSDGVYLAFPEKCVRIDPDSGEVLNEFRLAEAGDWGKIRIIDDKMVVPVFRPTEGSKEQLPTKLVALNRYSGEIVWEVESETGFSLVSMANDKVFVYEGKLAGLYVGDSKERRRGIPVPQSKTTVKSLDLNTGLVNWQRPTEYAGSWLTYSAKHDVLLMSNKEGVNALSGKDGAPLWSKRSDGEGFRGHPENYWDKVIVWDDWIIDQRGPGKSYDVRTGDEIVRINPITGTESDWQFTKVGHHCNYAIANPHMMTFRAASAGFCNIETGETSRLNGFRSGCRNSLIPANGILNAPNFGYGCTCSYSLFTSLAMVHIPDDVNYWSYSRYDEEIDEVKQVGINFGAPGDRRDEAGTMWLDYPNVGGPSPKLKIELKAADPQYFRLHPSQMRGEGTNWVNASGVEGVQSVLISVGKPESETRTFDLKFYFAEPTPEVAKARKFGLFVQGNKVLEDFDLMAEAQGARRGVVRTVKGVRAKEKIVVDFEANSSVPLLSGIEISLVKE; the protein is encoded by the coding sequence GTGGGTATTCATCGGTTTCTGCTTTCGTCGATCTTGTGGGGTTCTTTGGTTTCACTCGTGTTTGCAGCGGATTGGCCAACCTGGCGACACGATGCAAATCGATCCGCAACAACTTCTGAGCAATTACCTCAGCAGCTTCATCTGCAATGGACATGGAAATTTCCTGAGTTGAAGCCGGCTTGGAATGAAGACGAACGGCTGCACTTTGATGCGCATTACGAGCCCATTGTTGCCAATGGCATTCTGTATGTCAGTTCACCCAGAAATCACTCGGTCGCGGCGATTGATGTCGAGAAGGGACTCCGTAAATGGCGGTTTTTTGCTGACGGACCGATTCGATTTGCGCCAGTTCACTTCAATGGCAGGGTCTACTTTGGAGCCGATGATGGCTGCATGTATTGTCTCGATGCCGAGTCGGGGGAGATCCATTGGAAATTTAATGGGGCACCATCAAATCGATTGGCGATGGGGAACGAAAGGCTGATCTCCGTTTGGCCCGTACGAACAGGGGCCGTTGTTCGAGATGGTCGTGTGCTGTTTACCAGCGGTGTTTGGCCTTTCGAAGGTACGATGCTTTATGAGTTGGATGCTGAGACGGGTAAGGAACTCCGGGTTACTGATTTGGGTGACCATTCTCCGCAAGGTTATCTGGCCATTAACGAAACGTCGATTTTCATTCCCGGCGGTCGTTCCCGGGCTTATGTGATCGATCGGGCAACGGGGAAGAACGTACCATGTTCGTACGAATCAAAAGGGTTAACCGATTACCATCTCGCTGCCGATGACGCATATCTGTTTCATGGCGATCGAGTTTTTCCTGCCGGTGCATCCAGTCCGAAAGCGTTGGGACTCGAAGCCGATCGGCCAGTTTTGGATCAGGGGAAAATCTATTTCACGAAGCAAAGTCAATTGCAGGCCGTTGACATCGTGAACATGCTGGAGGTTGAAAAAACCGATCGCAAGGGAAAGTCTTATGTTGCCAAACAGCCCCGAGAAATCTGGAAGTTAGAAAAACAGCCCGTCACGAAGGTTCATCTCAAAGCCGGTGATAGCTTGTTGGCCCATGATCAGAAAAAACTGCTTGCCATTCGGACGCCCGCAACGGATGAGGGAACGCCCAGTGTGAGTTGGAGCCACGAGATCAGCGGGACGCCAGCGACGATGCTGGTCAGCAATGAGCGACTGTTTGTGGTAACCGAAGAAGGTGAAATTCATTGTTTTGGTAGTGAGCGAGGCATTCCGGGAACCTATCGAGAAGCGAAACCTCGATCAATCGTGACGAATTCGGTTGACTTGAGTGCCCTGGTCGGTGCTGCAGAGAAAACGAATGGATACTGCTTATATGTTGGCGTGGAAAATGAAGCAGTACTCGAAGCGCTTGTGGATTTAACCGACTTTCACATTTTCGTGATCGATGATGATCCGAAGCTTGTTGATCGTTTAAGACGTCACTATGTCGCTCGTGGTGATTACGGTGAAAGAATTGTTGCCCGAGTTGGAGACTTTGAAACACTCCGCTTTTCCCCCTACTTCGCGAGCCTCGTGGTTTGCGATAAATCGGAGTTAGCCGGTCCCCAAGACGTCCAAGCAATTTACTCAACGGTCAGGCCCTATGGAGGGGCTCTCGTCTTCCGGGATAAGCCTGTCGAAGATGTACAACAGGCTGCGAAAAAACTAGAAAAGGCTGAGGTGAGTCGGGTTGATGGTTATACCATTGTGAAACGCCAAGGCGCTTTAGTGGGGTCGGCAAACTGGACGCATGAATTCGGTGATGCTGCAAACTCTTTGATGTCGCAGGATAATTTGGTCAAAGCGCCACTCGGACTGCTGTGGTACGGTGGCCCTTCATCCGATGGCAGTTTGTTTTTTGATCGACATGATTGGCCTCCAAGTGCGCAAATCATCGACGGTCGCATGTTTTTTCAAGGACCAGCGACATTTGCCGCCGTCGATGTCTACACCGGACAAATGTTGTGGAAGTTGCCACTTCCCACCGGTGTCAGCCCAGGGCGAAGATCGAATTGGGGATCTCACGGTTTCCATTTTGTCGCATTGAGCGATGGGGTTTACTTGGCATTCCCGGAAAAATGTGTGCGGATCGATCCGGACTCGGGCGAGGTACTCAACGAGTTCCGACTTGCTGAAGCGGGCGACTGGGGAAAGATTCGCATTATCGATGACAAAATGGTGGTTCCCGTCTTCCGACCCACCGAAGGATCGAAGGAACAATTACCCACGAAACTCGTTGCACTAAATCGCTATTCCGGGGAAATCGTCTGGGAAGTTGAGTCGGAGACTGGATTTTCGCTGGTCTCGATGGCCAACGACAAAGTGTTCGTCTACGAAGGGAAACTAGCTGGGTTGTACGTCGGTGACAGTAAGGAACGTCGTCGCGGAATCCCTGTTCCGCAAAGTAAGACGACGGTGAAGTCTCTTGATCTTAATACGGGTTTGGTGAACTGGCAGCGTCCGACGGAGTACGCCGGCTCCTGGCTGACCTATTCCGCCAAACACGACGTGCTCTTGATGTCGAACAAAGAAGGTGTCAATGCGCTTTCTGGGAAAGACGGTGCCCCACTTTGGAGTAAACGATCTGACGGAGAAGGTTTTCGCGGGCATCCTGAAAATTATTGGGACAAAGTTATCGTCTGGGACGATTGGATTATCGATCAACGCGGTCCCGGTAAGTCCTATGATGTTCGTACGGGTGACGAAATCGTTCGCATCAATCCCATTACGGGTACGGAATCGGATTGGCAATTCACGAAGGTCGGACATCACTGCAATTATGCCATTGCAAATCCCCATATGATGACTTTTCGAGCGGCCTCGGCCGGTTTCTGCAATATTGAAACCGGCGAGACGTCGCGACTCAATGGATTTCGATCTGGTTGCCGGAATAGTCTGATCCCGGCAAACGGTATTTTGAATGCACCCAACTTTGGCTACGGATGTACCTGTTCCTATTCGCTCTTTACATCACTTGCCATGGTTCACATCCCCGATGATGTGAACTATTGGAGTTACAGTCGATACGATGAAGAGATCGACGAAGTGAAACAGGTAGGCATCAATTTTGGCGCTCCCGGAGATCGCCGTGACGAGGCCGGGACGATGTGGCTGGACTATCCAAATGTTGGTGGTCCTTCGCCCAAACTCAAGATCGAACTCAAAGCAGCAGATCCACAGTATTTTCGTCTGCACCCCAGCCAAATGCGAGGGGAAGGAACCAATTGGGTCAATGCGTCCGGAGTGGAGGGCGTGCAAAGCGTTTTGATCTCGGTTGGCAAGCCAGAAAGTGAAACACGAACCTTCGATTTGAAATTCTATTTTGCCGAACCGACGCCGGAAGTGGCCAAGGCTCGTAAGTTTGGCCTGTTTGTGCAGGGAAACAAGGTGCTAGAGGATTTTGATTTGATGGCGGAGGCTCAAGGTGCTCGTCGGGGTGTCGTACGAACGGTGAAAGGTGTTCGCGCGAAAGAAAAAATTGTTGTCGACTTTGAGGCCAATTCAAGCGTTCCTTTGTTATCGGGTATCGAAATATCACTCGTGAAAGAGTAG
- a CDS encoding phosphatidylinositol-specific phospholipase C1-like protein, with the protein MFEIRVVCFLLVNVTCLLFVTADDVAAQIRMNEIQVIGTHNSYHLAPHPTVMRLIAQRQESLAQSLDYTHRPLSEQFGQLGIRQIELDIYADPTGGLYAKPLMAKQVADVRYDPKGALQRPGLKVLHIQDIDYRTTVLTLVDALQQVRSWSRENPQHVPILIMLEVKQQPIGNEFTRPHPFGQSEFNMIDREILSVFEPTDILKPDDVRGDDESLRSAVTQRGWPYLNDVRGKVMFALDNEGVVRDSYLLGHRALRGRLLFVSVDESDDAAAFMKLNDPIEDFQKIQDAVRKGFLVRTRADSGTRQARFNDPTQAEKAFASGAQFISTDYPEPDHRFSDYRVVFPRSIVARGNVLNGDAAWHAQEFDLSRERPAVKSQLSD; encoded by the coding sequence ATGTTCGAAATTCGAGTCGTCTGCTTCCTGCTTGTGAACGTTACTTGCCTGCTGTTTGTTACAGCTGACGACGTGGCGGCCCAAATTCGAATGAACGAAATCCAAGTGATCGGAACCCATAATTCCTATCATCTTGCGCCCCATCCAACCGTGATGAGATTGATTGCTCAGAGGCAGGAGTCGTTGGCGCAATCTTTGGATTACACACATCGTCCGTTGTCTGAGCAATTCGGTCAGCTGGGGATCCGACAAATCGAGCTGGATATCTATGCCGATCCCACAGGCGGACTCTATGCAAAACCGTTGATGGCCAAACAGGTTGCCGATGTTCGGTACGATCCCAAGGGCGCATTGCAACGCCCCGGGCTGAAGGTGCTTCATATTCAAGATATCGATTATCGCACTACGGTATTAACACTGGTCGATGCTCTTCAGCAAGTACGATCATGGTCCCGGGAAAACCCCCAGCACGTTCCAATCTTGATCATGTTGGAGGTGAAGCAGCAGCCGATTGGAAATGAATTCACACGTCCACACCCTTTTGGACAGTCTGAATTCAATATGATTGATCGAGAGATCCTCTCGGTGTTCGAGCCGACGGATATCCTGAAGCCGGATGATGTTCGAGGTGACGATGAGTCGTTGCGGAGCGCAGTCACCCAGCGGGGCTGGCCTTACCTTAACGATGTCCGAGGAAAGGTGATGTTTGCTTTAGACAACGAAGGTGTTGTGCGCGATTCCTATTTGCTTGGCCATCGGGCTCTACGTGGACGTTTGTTGTTTGTTAGCGTTGATGAATCGGATGACGCCGCCGCCTTCATGAAGCTGAATGATCCAATTGAGGACTTTCAGAAAATTCAAGATGCCGTTCGGAAGGGCTTTCTTGTCAGGACGCGAGCTGATTCGGGAACACGACAGGCACGTTTTAATGATCCGACCCAAGCCGAAAAAGCATTTGCCAGTGGTGCACAATTTATCAGTACGGATTATCCAGAGCCTGATCACCGCTTTAGTGATTACCGCGTTGTATTTCCCCGCAGTATCGTGGCGCGCGGTAATGTCCTGAATGGTGATGCCGCTTGGCATGCACAGGAGTTTGATTTGAGTCGTGAGCGGCCAGCCGTGAAGTCGCAATTGTCCGATTAA
- a CDS encoding DUF1080 domain-containing protein gives MPSSSTILVLATLTTVSSPLLATETHEPNFLGAWAFELPDGNPAWLKLSKDGDQLRGWMLWSVGSARPIRSIQIQGESLRFARKITWRPYGESVTKSITRPFQATLKNGKLQLIFFQATADSKSVVKDEQVQIEGSRISPPPPKPDLSDVSYGEVIELFNGQDLTGWKLSNRKKKNGWRVEDGCLINETPKLDFGAYGEFGNLRTEQEFEDFELAIEYNVPTGGNSGVYLRGMYEAQVVDHASPMQGIQGPGAIFGRIKPSLNAGRSGGKWNRYLLTLVDRHLTVILNGTKVIDNQPIEGCTGGGLQANDMLPGPILLQGDHTAVKYRNIRLRPIEVRRAN, from the coding sequence ATGCCCTCTTCATCGACGATCCTTGTTTTGGCCACGCTAACCACGGTAAGTTCGCCGCTACTGGCAACGGAGACGCATGAGCCAAATTTTCTAGGGGCATGGGCATTTGAACTCCCGGACGGCAATCCCGCCTGGCTCAAATTGAGCAAAGATGGAGACCAATTGCGGGGCTGGATGCTATGGAGTGTGGGCAGCGCTCGACCGATTCGATCAATTCAAATCCAAGGTGAATCGCTGAGATTTGCGCGGAAGATCACCTGGCGTCCGTACGGAGAATCGGTGACCAAGTCAATCACGCGTCCTTTCCAAGCGACTCTGAAGAATGGAAAATTGCAGCTGATATTTTTCCAAGCTACGGCAGATTCCAAGTCCGTGGTTAAAGATGAACAGGTTCAAATCGAGGGCAGTCGCATTTCGCCTCCACCTCCGAAACCGGACTTGTCAGATGTCAGCTACGGTGAGGTGATTGAGTTGTTTAACGGTCAAGACCTCACTGGCTGGAAACTCTCGAATCGAAAAAAGAAGAACGGCTGGCGGGTGGAGGATGGTTGCCTGATCAACGAAACGCCGAAACTCGATTTTGGCGCTTATGGCGAATTTGGAAACCTGCGGACTGAGCAAGAGTTTGAGGACTTTGAATTAGCGATCGAGTACAACGTTCCAACCGGAGGAAACAGCGGCGTGTACTTAAGAGGAATGTACGAAGCTCAAGTAGTCGATCATGCCAGCCCCATGCAAGGAATTCAAGGACCGGGCGCGATCTTCGGTCGCATCAAACCCTCCCTCAATGCGGGCAGATCCGGCGGTAAGTGGAATCGCTATCTGCTGACCCTCGTGGATCGACACCTAACGGTCATTCTGAACGGAACAAAGGTGATCGACAATCAACCTATTGAAGGCTGCACCGGTGGAGGCTTGCAAGCAAACGACATGTTGCCCGGACCGATTCTATTGCAGGGTGACCATACAGCGGTGAAATACAGAAACATCCGACTGCGTCCTATTGAGGTCCGACGCGCGAATTAG
- a CDS encoding VCBS repeat-containing protein, with product MAITRYSIDRRSLLPTRGSLTFWIGLQFLGFAILGCSNSEPRQSSQPPTGLGSVSEQRTDKALSPDEELGHPSSQLVTAPGMEQHKFIAPLADAYSRIDPIRDGWDSEALGAKAGQQLVRFGRMLQAETAPAEPELERIISSTFSAQNLFQSQGIAVYGDETLRINRVDVGPQPSSSAVGVRRFQELRDSFRTRFNPVAASELKFKVVRVNLSDETANTEVYFHADGNSGEGLTELSAVWTVSWQSIQNELKINSVTVDQQENVTHPNSQQTRFADCTASVLGENASYQEQLLYGTDHWRSRFSRSLGLDVVANHGLAIGDVNGDGLDDLYLCQQGGLPNRLYIQQADGRLIDRSLKSGTDWLDFCASALLIDLDNDGDRDLVVGGESRIMLMENDGRGHFSLRKAVQTLAQTFSLTAADFDLDGDLDLFCCGYNPLGDRAQRGAMGEPVPYHDAQNGGRNMLLKNNSNWEFANVTTEVGLDQNNNRFSFAASWEDYDNDGDSDLYVANDYGRNNLYQNNQGTFRDVAGELGVEDMSAGMSVSWADFNRDGWMDFYVSNMFSAAGNRITFQRQFRSAEASHLKEQYQRHARGNSLFQADGKGGFADVSVPAGVTMGRWAWGSRFIDFNNDGWQDILIANGFITTADTGDL from the coding sequence ATGGCCATTACCAGGTATTCCATCGATCGTCGATCTTTGCTACCGACACGAGGTTCGCTGACCTTTTGGATCGGTTTGCAATTCTTGGGGTTTGCCATTCTGGGCTGTAGTAACTCAGAACCCCGGCAATCTTCTCAACCGCCCACGGGGTTAGGATCGGTATCGGAGCAGCGCACGGATAAAGCTTTGAGTCCGGATGAAGAGCTGGGCCATCCAAGCTCCCAACTGGTGACGGCACCTGGCATGGAGCAACACAAATTCATAGCTCCCTTGGCCGACGCCTACTCTCGTATCGATCCGATACGAGACGGTTGGGATAGCGAAGCCTTGGGAGCGAAAGCCGGGCAGCAACTCGTACGTTTCGGCCGGATGCTGCAAGCTGAAACGGCACCAGCTGAGCCCGAGCTCGAACGAATCATTTCTTCAACCTTTTCAGCGCAGAACTTGTTTCAGTCTCAGGGGATCGCTGTGTATGGCGACGAAACGTTGCGGATCAATCGAGTTGACGTGGGTCCACAGCCTTCTTCGTCAGCAGTAGGCGTTCGCCGATTCCAGGAATTGCGTGACTCTTTCCGTACTCGATTTAATCCTGTAGCAGCCAGCGAACTCAAATTCAAAGTGGTCCGTGTCAATCTTTCCGATGAAACGGCAAATACTGAGGTTTATTTCCATGCAGACGGAAACTCCGGAGAGGGTCTCACTGAGCTTTCAGCCGTCTGGACCGTCAGTTGGCAATCGATCCAGAACGAACTGAAAATCAATTCAGTCACCGTGGATCAACAAGAGAACGTGACTCATCCAAACAGCCAGCAAACGCGTTTCGCGGATTGCACAGCTTCGGTTTTAGGGGAGAATGCTTCCTACCAGGAGCAGCTCTTGTACGGCACGGATCATTGGCGTAGTCGTTTCTCAAGGAGTCTAGGGCTTGATGTCGTTGCAAACCATGGACTTGCCATCGGCGATGTCAACGGCGACGGGTTGGACGATCTCTATTTATGCCAACAGGGAGGGTTACCTAATCGGCTGTACATTCAACAGGCTGACGGGCGATTGATCGATCGTTCGCTGAAGAGCGGGACCGACTGGTTGGATTTTTGTGCCAGCGCATTGTTGATTGATTTAGATAATGATGGCGACCGAGACCTGGTCGTCGGTGGAGAGTCTCGAATTATGCTGATGGAAAATGACGGTCGCGGTCATTTTTCGTTGCGCAAGGCGGTGCAAACACTCGCACAGACCTTCTCTTTAACCGCCGCTGACTTCGATCTGGACGGCGATCTTGATCTTTTTTGTTGTGGCTACAATCCGCTGGGTGATCGAGCACAACGGGGTGCGATGGGGGAACCCGTCCCGTACCATGACGCTCAAAATGGCGGCAGGAACATGCTGCTGAAAAACAACTCGAACTGGGAATTCGCCAACGTCACAACCGAGGTCGGGCTGGATCAAAACAACAATCGATTTAGCTTCGCAGCCTCCTGGGAAGACTATGACAACGACGGCGATAGCGATCTTTACGTTGCCAATGACTATGGTCGAAACAATCTCTATCAAAACAACCAGGGCACATTCCGAGATGTCGCTGGCGAACTGGGCGTCGAGGACATGTCGGCAGGCATGTCCGTTAGCTGGGCAGATTTCAATCGTGACGGCTGGATGGATTTCTATGTGAGCAACATGTTTTCTGCTGCCGGCAATCGCATCACTTTTCAACGTCAGTTCCGTTCAGCCGAAGCCAGCCACCTCAAGGAGCAGTATCAACGACACGCCCGAGGCAACTCACTCTTCCAAGCCGATGGCAAGGGTGGGTTTGCCGATGTAAGTGTCCCGGCCGGAGTTACCATGGGACGTTGGGCATGGGGAAGTCGTTTTATCGATTTCAATAATGATGGATGGCAGGATATTCTGATTGCCAACGGTTTTATTACCACGGCCGACACCGGAGACTTGTGA
- a CDS encoding tetratricopeptide repeat protein, whose product MNRLLHEDKSFSGHEKNCGFLNLGNGQFASVSSVSGLDLDDDSRAIAICDWDFDGRLDFWMTARTAPRLRLMRNREKRSGGFVSLKLEGNGKDSNRDAVGARVEVILRNHEQDKRLIRTVHAGDAFLSQSSPWLHFGLGAETEIEKVIVQWPTRSEASRAQTVSGVQSNGFYLVRQGEQVAIPWQPPASRIQLEPSAPVFPEPENSKRIVLPARLPLPAIKTLSGSTEPVSWKQPLLINVWSATCPVCVAELEEWSGKAKEFQNHGLEVLLLNADAHDQQAKVQLLIDQLGTAFSSATATAETVQALDFFQRAMLDRWQPLPVPCSFLLDRSGQVVVIYKGAVPTEQLWDDLALLEASPEQLRTAAVPFTGQWLRSVPAAQPTLVSTQMVDHGAVTDAIAYLEKFLEANPESGQLAQLHFIRGILLKSQRRFPEALESLRLAVEENPADLPAHIELATMFEQARRPSEAQKEWVAAYKIDSANRQAQLGLITNLLLQKRFQPAAELAKRVLSKQPSDVMVQFRLATAYRNLRKWPEAIAAYRRTIELEPNMLLAANNLAWILATHPDDSLREGAESRRLAERICQLTEFEEPEFLDTLSVAYAENGDFQQAARIARKAAAILDRRGVASPERLQPLLDRINGFDDQKPYRETSDRSPPNP is encoded by the coding sequence TTGAACCGTCTCTTGCATGAGGACAAATCGTTTAGTGGGCATGAGAAGAATTGTGGCTTCCTGAATCTTGGAAACGGTCAGTTTGCTTCGGTCAGCTCGGTGAGTGGGCTGGACCTTGACGATGATAGCCGCGCGATTGCAATTTGTGATTGGGATTTTGACGGTCGGTTAGATTTCTGGATGACAGCGCGGACAGCTCCTCGCTTGCGATTGATGCGCAATCGTGAGAAGCGATCGGGTGGTTTTGTCTCACTGAAACTGGAAGGGAATGGTAAAGATTCTAATCGAGATGCAGTTGGGGCTCGTGTCGAAGTCATCCTGCGAAACCATGAGCAGGATAAACGTTTGATTCGGACCGTCCACGCGGGTGACGCCTTCTTGTCGCAATCGAGCCCTTGGCTTCATTTTGGCTTGGGAGCGGAGACCGAAATTGAGAAGGTCATCGTGCAATGGCCAACCCGATCGGAAGCGAGTCGTGCGCAAACGGTTAGCGGTGTGCAATCCAACGGATTCTATTTGGTGCGGCAAGGTGAGCAGGTGGCAATTCCGTGGCAGCCACCTGCCTCCCGAATTCAGCTTGAGCCGAGTGCTCCGGTTTTCCCTGAACCGGAAAATTCGAAGCGAATTGTCTTGCCGGCCCGGTTGCCGTTGCCAGCCATCAAAACGTTATCGGGTTCAACGGAGCCGGTTTCTTGGAAGCAGCCTTTGTTGATTAATGTTTGGTCCGCTACTTGTCCTGTTTGTGTTGCGGAGCTGGAGGAATGGTCCGGAAAAGCAAAGGAATTTCAAAATCACGGTTTGGAAGTTCTACTGCTTAATGCCGACGCTCACGACCAACAGGCAAAGGTTCAGCTCCTTATCGATCAGCTTGGGACAGCGTTTTCGTCGGCGACTGCCACCGCTGAAACCGTCCAAGCACTCGATTTTTTTCAACGTGCGATGTTGGATCGCTGGCAGCCTTTGCCTGTGCCGTGCAGCTTCTTACTAGATCGTTCCGGCCAGGTTGTGGTGATTTACAAAGGTGCGGTGCCAACCGAGCAATTGTGGGATGACCTGGCGTTGCTGGAGGCTAGTCCTGAGCAACTCCGCACGGCTGCTGTGCCATTCACGGGGCAGTGGTTGCGGTCTGTCCCTGCCGCGCAGCCGACTCTGGTCTCGACACAAATGGTGGATCATGGAGCCGTGACGGATGCGATCGCTTATCTAGAGAAATTTTTAGAGGCAAATCCAGAAAGTGGACAGCTTGCACAGCTCCATTTTATTCGTGGCATCCTACTGAAGTCACAACGGCGTTTTCCTGAGGCGTTGGAATCACTTCGATTAGCCGTTGAGGAAAACCCCGCTGATTTGCCGGCGCACATTGAGTTGGCAACGATGTTTGAGCAAGCTCGTCGCCCCTCAGAGGCCCAAAAGGAATGGGTTGCTGCCTACAAAATCGATTCGGCGAATCGACAAGCCCAGCTTGGTTTGATCACCAACCTGCTGCTGCAAAAAAGGTTTCAGCCGGCTGCCGAGTTAGCGAAACGCGTGTTGTCAAAGCAACCCAGCGATGTCATGGTGCAATTTCGTTTGGCAACCGCTTATCGCAATCTGCGAAAATGGCCTGAGGCGATCGCAGCTTATCGTCGTACGATCGAACTTGAGCCAAACATGTTGCTGGCCGCCAATAATCTTGCCTGGATTCTCGCAACTCATCCAGACGATTCGCTTCGCGAAGGAGCCGAATCTCGCCGATTGGCAGAGCGAATTTGCCAACTGACTGAGTTTGAGGAGCCGGAGTTTTTGGATACGCTGTCCGTCGCTTATGCCGAAAACGGCGACTTTCAGCAAGCAGCTCGAATCGCTCGTAAGGCTGCTGCCATCTTGGACCGACGCGGTGTTGCTTCGCCCGAACGGTTGCAGCCGTTGTTGGATCGCATCAACGGCTTTGATGACCAGAAACCGTATCGAGAGACTTCTGACAGGTCCCCGCCAAATCCCTAA